Within Sporosarcina sp. PTS2304, the genomic segment GATCGGTGAAATTCCGATTCTTGCATAACAGTCTATACGCAAGTGCCTAATCCTCCTGGGTCCAGTGATGCGCTGAATAACGCAAAAGGGGCTAAGTCAGGTGAAGTCGTACTCATAATGAGGCGGGGCTCCGTAAAAGACAGCTATGGTCAGGCAGACGAATCCATGTAGGCAGGGTGAGGTAGTGCGTGTCGCGAAATGCTAGGAGTTCGGCGCGCGTCTTTCAACTCGAAATGGTCGAAAGAGATTAGGATAATTGACTGTTAAACTAATCTTTCTCACTCCTGAATAGTGGAGACCTAACGTTGTCAAACATAGGGATGGAAGGAACGGAACGTTTGAAGTCTTGGCGGAAGAGGTGTTTCAGCACCCTTGACACCGACAAGATGGCAGCAGGTTCGTAGTAGTGTCGATCGCTAGCCGTTTGGACTTGTGTGGTAACATGCGAGAAGGAGAAAACTAGCGGGAGCGAAGGAACCTAGTCAGTAATTTTGCTGACGGCACGCCGTATGCGGTGAAAGTCGCACGTACGGTGTAGGCCCTAATCGAAAGCTACTGTACTGTAGTATAAGAAGGGAATAGCACATTAACAATTTCGAATCCAACTGTTACCACATCAAAAGTGTACGATGGCTCTACTACAGCGCTAGTAACTGCTGGAGAGCTAGTAGGTGTTAATTCGGAGGATACCGTGACGGTGTCCGCAGTTGCAACGTACAATAATGCAAATGTAGGAACAGGAAAAACGATTACTGTGGCGTATATGTTAAGTGGAAAAGATGCAAGTAAATACAAAGCACCTGCTACTACAGTAATGGAAAATGGTGTAATTCAAGCTGCGCCATTAACGATCTCTACTTCAGCTGTTGTAAATAATAAAGTATATGATGGAACAAACACTGCGACAGTAGAGACGCAACCAGTAGTTACAGGTGTAATTGATTCAGACGTAGTAAGTATTGATACAACAGCAACATTTGCAGATGTGAGTGCAGGGGGTGGGAAAACTGTTAACTTAACATATACTTTAAGTGGAACAGACGCGAACAACTATTCACTAGCATCTTCAACAACAACAGCTAATATTACCGCTAAGCAACTAACAGTTTCAGCACCAACGGTTTCAAAGGTATACGATGGGACAACTACGGCAACTATCATACCTGGGATCATAACTGGAATTGTAGAATCTGATGAAGTAGCACTTTCGGCAACAGGAACATATGATGACGCAAATGTAGGAAGTACCAAAGTGGTGAGTAACATTACTTACAAAGCAGTTGGTTCAAAAGCAGGTAATTACATTGCACCACCCGCTTCTTCGATAACAAATGGAGTAATCACGGCTGCTCCGATAACAGCAATCGAAAATATAACCGGCACTGCAACAGGTAGTCAGGTGTTAACAGCTGGAGCTTCAACGCCTACAAATGCCACTGTAACGTACCAATGGCAACATGAAAACTCGACTGAATGGACTAATATTCCTGGTGCTACAAGTAGAACCTACAGATTACAGATGAGCGACTTGGGGAAGAAAGTTCGAGTACAAGTTACAGGGACAGGAAACTATTCAGGAACAATTTCAAGCGCTCCAACAGTAGCTATCACTCCTCAATAAAACTAAACGAAACGTTGCTTTATAAGCTGGCTTACCAGTGAAATAAGCGGAATGAATATTCATTCTAACTGTTCCATTCCAATTAGTCGGTGAAATTCCTATTCTTGCATAACAGTCTATACGCAAGAGCCTAATCCTCCTGGGTCCAGTGATGCGCTGAACACGCAAAAGGGGCTAAGTCAGGTGAAGTCGTACTCGTAATGAGGCGGGGCTCCGTAAAAGACAGCTAGGGTCAGGTAGACGAATCCATGTAGGCAGGGTGAGGTAGTGCGTGTCGCGAAACGCTAGGAGTTCGGCGCGCATCTTTCAACTCGAAATGGTTGAAAGAGATTAGGATAATTGGCTGTTAAACTACTCTTTCTCATTCCTGAATAGTGGAGACCTAACGTTGTCAAACAGAGGGATGGAAGGAACGGAACGTTTGAAGTCTTGCCGGAAGAGGTGTTTCAGCACCCGTGAAACCGGCAAGATGGCAGCAGGTTCGTAGTAGTGTCGATCGCTAACCGTTTGAACTTGTATGGTAACATGCGAGAAGGAGAAAACTAGCAGGAGCGAAGGAACCTAGTCAGCTACTGTACAGCGAAAAGAATGCAAGTACACAGTTGATGGCACGCCGTATGCGGTGAAAGTCGCACGTACGGTGTAGGCCCAAATCGAAAGCTGTAGATGACAGTATAAGATGGGAATAGCCCAGATGTTAGTTTCAAATCTTATGAACCTTATATGTATAATAGCGGAAGAGCTTTAATAACAGGCGTTCTTAGATATAGCGGAAATGCTACCGGAGTAAGAGAGTATAACATTGTTCCTTTCGATCAAGATATCAGATCAAACATTACTGCAACAAGCTCAAACGCACAAGTTAAAATTAATAAAATCGAAGTGTTCAAAGATATTCAAAACAACACTATATTTTTTGTTACGACAAATGTTACGGAGAATAGTACTGTAGCAAAGGTTAATGACACGATAACAATTGATTTAAACCAGTTTCAAGGTAACAACAAAGTAAATCTTTCGGGAAAATTAGTGTTTACTTATACAAACGGTAAAAATAATTTTTATCCAAATCAATGGATATCTTCTATTCGGTAAAAACTTAAAAGATCCATCCATGTATTAGAAAAGTATACCGGATACACACAGTTCTAACACTAGTCTGGCAGTCCAGTACTCAATAAAAGAAGTCTTGCGATGATGTGCACTCCAAAGTTAGAGTGAAAACTAACTTTTGGAGTGTTTTCTTGTAGTTAAATATAGCAAGCAATTTAAGATTGAGGCCTTTTTAAAGTATCTACATGACCCACTAGATTCTACTGGATTGACTAAAAATATTACGTGAAATCTAAGCCGCAAATCTAGGATTGGCTAAACGCATATAAGAAGTATGTTGTAGTAGGTTGATAAAAAAGCAAACTCAAGAAAATTGTTTTGATCAATTGAAGCTAGACGTACTATGCTTTATAAAAAAGACAGACGCTCTTTACAGAAACAGCACTACAATTTGGATTGATAGGTCCATCGCTGCGCACTTCTACTAGTGATTTTTCTGCTGAACTTAAAATAGAAGGTGTGGGATTTGAAGTAACGTTTGACACTACACCACAGGGCGGTAAACAAGTCATATTTATTTTATAAAATCCTGCATGAAATGGTGTTTTTTGCTTGTCTTTCATGAAGAGCCATACTGATGGAAATTCAAATATGAAATTACGGATTACTTTGGTCTGTAAGTAGGAAATTTATAGAAGTATATCATCTTTCTGTTGCTTTGAAAGAAGATACTCTCTTTAAGACTCAAGTAAGATAAATGTAAGGAGAAAAGTGGTGATTTATTATCTCAGAAAGTTATAATAGAACATAGGGGAAATAAGTTTTAGAACAATCATTGACGGCACGCCGTATGCGATGAAAGTCGCCTGTGCGGTGTAGGCCTGGAACGAAAGCCTGAAAAGGTATAAGACGGGAATAGCGTAAGTAATCTGGCGCCTCAAGTATCTAATGTTTCGATTAGCGGTACGAAGCAAGTGGGCCAAGAACTAACTGGCAACTATAACTATACTGATTCGGAAGGAGATGCAGAAGGAGATTCGTTGTATGCATGGTATAGAGGAGATAACTTTGATGGCTCTGATAAACAAGCTATCTTGGCTGCTACCTCTAAAGAGTACACTTTGACTGAAAATGACCGTGGAAAATACATTTTCTTCGAAGTAACACCAATTGCGCAGTCTGGAGAGCGAGTCGGAACAGCTGTAGAAAGCGTAGCTGCACCGATAGAAGTTCCAGGCCCGGAAATGTTGGCGACGACTAGAATTGCGAATGGAATAGGAAATGTTTTAGGCAGAGCAGAAGTCGGTGATCAGATTATTATTGACTACAATAAACCGATGGATGTAGATCAAATAGGAGAGTTGTTTAACATTAGTTTTCTTCATAGTTCTCCTACATTGATACGGGTTGATTCGAAAAAAATAGGACAATTTGCCGAGATTCGAACGAATGGTCAGATATACACTATGAACCCGGGAACGTCTGACTATGCCTATATGAATTTTAATGATTCAGCAGGAGTATGGAGCGAAAACCATAAGACGCTTACTATCACGTTAGCAAATCAATCAGGAGATGCTACTCAGTCTACATCAATACGAGGCTTAGGTACTTTAACATTATATAGCGACACTTCAGCAGTTGCAGCAGATGGAACAAAGAGTGTGCAGTCGGAACTTACTACAACAGCTGAAAGTTCATTTTAAGCTAGGCAAGTGATGGGTAAAATATTTTCTGTGCTTTACAGCGAGTAACTAGAAAAATGAATAAGAAAGTCCTCTAACCGAGTGATCGGTAGAGGGCTTTTTCGTTGATTGTGTGCGGTTCTAATTTTTAGATATTTTTTGTAAATTACTTCTGTTTACTCATAGTGAGCAATAAAGAGTCTGCTCACTAATCTTCTTGATATTTTCACTGTCATTGTAAGTTTCTCTTTTCTGTTAGCTATATTCTAAGTGTTCACTTTTTATCCATCTACGTGCGCTTATCTATTGCCACACTCATATACAGCACATTCTGCTAATTCATGTAAGAATAAAGTAAGAAAGAAAGTAATGCGAAATTTTTCCTACTCCTTATAATAGAACATAGGGGAAATAAGTTTTTAAAACAATCATTGACTGCACGCCGTATGCGATGAAAGTCGCCTGTGCGGTGTAGGCCCTGATCGAAAGCCTGTGAAGGTATAAGACGGGAATAGCTTAATTGCATTAACTATAGAAGCGCCCATTGTACAGTCAAAAGTTTACGATGGCACTTCGACAGCACCAGTCACAGCAGGATCACTTCTTGGTGTGAAGACAGGAGATGATGTCACAGTATCTGCAACCGCCACGTACAATAATGCGAATGTTGGGACAGGAAAGGCAATAACAGTTGTTTATACATTAGGAGGAGCGGATGCTGCGAAGTATAAAGTTCCTGAAAACACGGTATTGCAAACTGGCGAAATCACGAAGAAACCATTGACGTTGCTTACATCCACACAAACTGTAGCACCTAAAATCTATGATGGAAGTACAGCAGCTACTCTTCTACCGGGTCCAATTATAGTATCAGGTCTTGTAGGGGGCGATCAGGTCAACATAACTGCTGAAGGTACATTTGCAGATGCCAATGCAGGAAGTGGTAAAGAAGTAACGGTGTCCTATAACTTAAGTGGAACAGCGGCAACTAACTATTCGTTAGCCTCTACGACATTGCAAGGAAATATTACACCGAAACAATTAACCATTTCTAACCCGACTGTAACCAAAGTTTATGATGGCACGACGACAGCGGCTTTCACGCTAGGTTCAGTAAGTGGCATTGTAGGACAGGATGATGTACAAGTTTCCGCAACAGGCACTTATGCCGATGCAAATGTTGGAACTGGAAAGACGACAACAGTATCTTATCAATTGTCTGGTGCGCAAGCGGCTAATTATAATGCCCCTCAGACTATTGCATTGCCTATTGGAGTGATTACAGCTGCTCCTATAACAGCGATTACCGCAATCCAAGGCACTCCGAAAGAAGGGGAGATGTTGACTGCGGGAACAATTTCACCTTCTGGAGCGACAGTAACATACCAATGGCAAGCTAAAGATTCTTCAGCAACGGATTATTCTACCATTACAAATGCGACGGCTAGCACGTATACACCTACGATGGATCAGGTAGGTAAAGTAATTAGAGTCGTAGTCGCTGGAACAGGAAACTATTCCGGAACAGTAACAAGCGCTCCAACAGCAACCATCACTCTTCAATAAAAGTAAACGAAACGTTGCTTTATAAGCTGGCTAGCCAGTGAAATAAGCGGAATGAAAACTCATTCTAACTGTTCCATTCCAATGGATCGGTGAAATTCCGATTCTTGCATAACAGTCTATACGCAAGTGCCTAATCCTCCTGGGTCCAGTGATGCGCTGAATAACGCAAAAGGGGCTAAGTCAGGTGAAGTCGTACTCATAATGAGGCGGGGCTCCGTAAAAGACAGCTATGGTCAGGCAGACGAATCCATGTAGGCAGGGTGAGGTAGTGCGTGTCGCGAAATGCTAGGAGTTCGGCGCGCATCTTTCGACTTGAAATGGTCGGAAGAGATTAGGATAATTGACTGTTAAACTAATCTTTCTCACTCCTGGATAGTGGAGACCTAACGTTGTCAAAAGTAGGGATGGAAGGAACGGAACGTTTGAAGTCTTGCCGGAAGAGGTGTTTCAGCGCCCTTGACACCGGCAAGATGGCAGCAGGTTCGTAGTAGTGTCGATCGCTAGCCGTTTGGACTTGTCTGGCAACAGGCGAGAAGGAGAAAACTAGCGGGAGCGAAGGAACCTAGTCAGCTACTGTACAGCGAAAAGAGTGCAAGTACACAGTTGATGGCACGCCGTATGCGGTGAAAGTCGCACGTACGGTGTAGGCCCTGATCGAAAGCTGCATGAATGATTATGTAGTATAAGAAGGGAATAGCGAAATTTTGCCTCAAATTACTAGTAATCCGTCAACTTACCGAGATACTACAGGGTACTTTACTGTCAAAGATTATGAAAGCTTAAAGTTCAGTGAAAATGCTAAAGATATAAATGTTGGAACAGCTGTTCCATATACTATGGCTGGTCCAAGTACAACGGATATAAAAGCTAATTTAAACGCCGTATCTTCCAACCCAAATTTAAGCATTGAAAAGATGAACTTAGTTGTTTTACCGAATGGTCCAACCTTCATAATAACTATTAATAACGTTACAGCAGCACAATTAGGTGACACGGTTAAAATCAATTTAAATCAATTTGAGGGCAGTGAGGGAACTAATCTAACGGGGAGTATGGTATTGACTTATACTAATACAGGAAACTCAGGATTTCCTAATCAATGGAAATCTTCTATTGAGCAAAATTAAATTTTTAGTAAGAGGATCCTCAAACTGAGAAATCAGTTAAGTACAAGGTACAATTCAGACACAGTTTTGAATACCGCTGATGTGCAAATCTAGGAACAGCCAATTGTCCTGCGGGATGGTGGGCTGTTTTCTGTTTTAACTGAAGTGACGGTTGCCTTCCTCACAATCCAGACATAATTCAACTAACCAAATCACTTTTCATACCCTGCAGTCCAACACTCATTACGGCAGAAGGCATCAGCTCACCTTCTTTTCTTAAACTAGTTTATATGAAGTATAAGGAAGTAAAAGGAGACCGTCAAAATGGCAAAATTGAATCTGTGTAGGAGGAAAAGTCTATTGGTTCGTAGTTTCCATGGTTGAGAATTCATTATTGACTGCGAATGTGGAGATAGAATTCAATTTTTCGTTTTTTTAAGTTATCTGTGCTACAGGTACCTATCACCTTATTATTACATAAAAATAAGCGCCTTCTCATCAAGAATACGATAAGAAGGCGCTTTTTTCCGTTGACCTCATGTTATTCAGCTTTAGTAAAGTAGTTTATCGAATGAAAAACTCCGACCATAATAGAGTAATGCTAGCAGGATGACCTGGGCTACTTTGATTTGTTGTAAACGTAATGGTGTGATTTATTTCACTCGTTTGAATACCGTTAATATAGCGTATATTGTCTTCGCCCAATTCCCATTGTCTGACGATCTCGCCTGCTAAATTACGCGCAACTACGGCTACTTTCGAACGGTTGTCCATATAGTCATATAACCAATACGTATAAGACCCTAGTTGAAATCCGTGACCGCCATTTTTTAAACCATTTGGCGTCGTCGGCAACTCATTGTAATTTTTGAAGAAGACGACTGGTTGTAAGCCGTTCGGATTCAAGTTCTCCGATGAAGGCTCAGAGTGTATTCCATCACTGTAAAGATTGCCAGTGGCCATTGCTTGTACAGTCGCAGTATAATATCCGCCAGCTGTCATCGCAGCAGTAAAGTCGAAACTTGTTACATCTGCTGGTACATGAACTACTTCACCCTCTGCCATTCCGTCTTTGTAAAGTTGTAAACTATACCCTGCTTCGTTTTCTACGTCCATCCATTGAAGCGTATTTCCTGACCAACTAGGCTGTGCTACTTGTTGTAATGCGATTCTATTCTCGTCTTATACTTCTTTATAGAAGTTTTCGGTTCGAGCCTTCACTATGCAGGCGGCTTTCACCGCACACAGCGATCCGTCAACAGTCGTATTCTCAACTTATTTCCCCTATTTTTAGTATACGGTCATGTAAATAAAATAGCATTATTTTCTTGAAATAATAAATGGATTATTTTATTTAGGTATTCAACAGTAACAAAATCTTTTCTTCGATTAAACACGAATTTGACAATGTTTATAGTATAGTAACTGTCTCCTACAGTCAGCTTCACTTCAATA encodes:
- a CDS encoding YDG domain-containing protein, with protein sequence MYDGSTTALVTAGELVGVNSEDTVTVSAVATYNNANVGTGKTITVAYMLSGKDASKYKAPATTVMENGVIQAAPLTISTSAVVNNKVYDGTNTATVETQPVVTGVIDSDVVSIDTTATFADVSAGGGKTVNLTYTLSGTDANNYSLASSTTTANITAKQLTVSAPTVSKVYDGTTTATIIPGIITGIVESDEVALSATGTYDDANVGSTKVVSNITYKAVGSKAGNYIAPPASSITNGVITAAPITAIENITGTATGSQVLTAGASTPTNATVTYQWQHENSTEWTNIPGATSRTYRLQMSDLGKKVRVQVTGTGNYSGTISSAPTVAITPQ
- a CDS encoding YDG domain-containing protein — encoded protein: MVQSKVYDGTSTAPVTAGSLLGVKTGDDVTVSATATYNNANVGTGKAITVVYTLGGADAAKYKVPENTVLQTGEITKKPLTLLTSTQTVAPKIYDGSTAATLLPGPIIVSGLVGGDQVNITAEGTFADANAGSGKEVTVSYNLSGTAATNYSLASTTLQGNITPKQLTISNPTVTKVYDGTTTAAFTLGSVSGIVGQDDVQVSATGTYADANVGTGKTTTVSYQLSGAQAANYNAPQTIALPIGVITAAPITAITAIQGTPKEGEMLTAGTISPSGATVTYQWQAKDSSATDYSTITNATASTYTPTMDQVGKVIRVVVAGTGNYSGTVTSAPTATITLQ